Proteins encoded together in one Chitinophaga varians window:
- a CDS encoding helix-turn-helix domain-containing protein: MADPLHTPIEQYIIDAVKAKRIEKGYSQKELAYLLEVSVGFIGDVENPKYRAKYNLNHINELAKIFKCSPRDFLPEAPFE, translated from the coding sequence ATGGCTGATCCACTACACACTCCCATTGAGCAGTATATTATTGACGCAGTAAAGGCTAAAAGAATAGAAAAGGGGTATTCTCAGAAGGAATTGGCCTATTTGCTTGAGGTTTCAGTTGGGTTTATCGGGGATGTAGAAAATCCTAAATACCGGGCTAAATATAACCTAAATCATATCAATGAATTGGCTAAAATATTTAAGTGCTCGCCTAGGGACTTTTTACCTGAAGCGCCTTTTGAATAA
- a CDS encoding DUF3800 domain-containing protein, giving the protein MSYTFNVYCDESCHLENDHKPYMILSYISVPYNVLRISKEMLLNLKESHDVKGEIKWSEIFAHKEKFYNDLIDFFFNTELVFRSIIIKKSAIRKDENNPKYFDDFYYKMYYQLLYHKINMEYNYNIYLDIKDTLSASKARKLKDILKVDYAHIRTLQNIRSHESIFMQLTDFFMGAINYKLNVPDDEKKGKVSIVKNRLISRIEKKCNHPLNSKTKKNEEKFNQFFIELS; this is encoded by the coding sequence ATGAGCTATACTTTTAATGTTTATTGTGATGAAAGCTGTCATTTGGAAAATGATCATAAGCCTTATATGATACTTAGCTACATAAGCGTACCATATAATGTATTACGTATTTCAAAGGAAATGCTTCTTAATTTAAAAGAGTCACATGATGTAAAGGGCGAAATTAAGTGGTCAGAAATATTTGCTCACAAAGAGAAATTTTATAATGATCTGATAGATTTCTTTTTCAACACTGAATTGGTTTTTCGCTCAATTATTATAAAGAAGAGCGCAATACGTAAAGATGAAAACAACCCAAAGTATTTTGATGACTTTTATTATAAAATGTACTACCAACTTCTATATCACAAGATAAATATGGAATATAATTATAATATATATCTTGATATAAAGGATACTCTTAGTGCTAGTAAAGCCAGAAAGTTGAAGGATATTTTAAAAGTTGATTATGCTCATATTCGGACACTCCAGAATATTCGTTCGCATGAAAGTATTTTTATGCAGCTCACAGATTTTTTTATGGGAGCAATTAACTATAAATTAAATGTTCCTGATGATGAAAAAAAAGGAAAGGTTTCCATAGTTAAAAATCGGCTGATATCCAGAATTGAAAAGAAATGCAACCACCCATTAAATAGCAAGACCAAAAAGAATGAGGAGAAATTCAATCAATTTTTCATAGAATTGAGTTAA
- a CDS encoding recombinase family protein, with translation MNLKKKNAILYTRVSTDDQAQHGYSLIHQYDKLKSHCNDNGISIIKHFKEDYSAKNFNRPEWKNLMQYIKANKGVVNTILFTKWDRFTRSLEETFTVISTLRKMGISVNAIEQEIDFSIPESKLMLSVYVAGGDIERDKICQRTKDGMRAMRKQGKWNGTAPLGYKYHREDSRSSWLVIDPVKASFITDAFSLYSTGIYSIPEVQRLVSEKHNYGVKRSKQAFINILRNQVYIGNIKLEATDKEDEIYIKGIHTPLVDEHIFQRVQDILDNRKRSKNIRYQDQRHPLRGFLKCPQCSKNMTSSAVKKKKFVYYQCQEGHRRYPALFANEQFENLLTKTFNIDENIITCYQKILEDTFDRNGSNIKNQLKGINKQIVDYEQKRSNKEDDYINERIPADVYNSARKRLDGYINELINQKTTLEGNMKHQFKNYLVNTSILLRNLSGVYKKSDVEIKRRILGVILEDKLIFENNTYQTPTYTPAVDLLLRTSKGLKEKRKGSEENSEPLSSSAPPAGLEPAPL, from the coding sequence ATGAATTTAAAGAAAAAAAATGCCATCCTTTATACAAGGGTATCTACTGACGATCAAGCTCAACATGGTTACAGCTTAATTCACCAATATGACAAACTGAAATCACATTGTAACGACAACGGAATTTCAATCATAAAGCACTTTAAGGAAGATTATTCTGCTAAAAATTTTAACCGCCCGGAATGGAAGAACTTAATGCAGTATATAAAAGCGAACAAGGGCGTTGTTAACACTATCTTGTTTACCAAGTGGGACAGGTTTACCCGTAGCCTTGAGGAAACCTTTACGGTCATATCAACTTTAAGAAAAATGGGAATTTCCGTTAACGCAATTGAGCAGGAAATTGATTTTTCTATTCCTGAAAGTAAACTTATGCTTAGTGTTTACGTTGCAGGTGGTGATATAGAACGTGACAAGATTTGCCAGCGTACAAAAGATGGAATGAGAGCCATGAGAAAACAAGGTAAATGGAATGGTACTGCTCCATTAGGATATAAGTATCATAGGGAAGATTCGCGTTCTTCATGGTTGGTTATTGATCCCGTTAAAGCTAGTTTTATTACTGATGCTTTTTCATTATATAGTACAGGTATTTATTCTATTCCTGAAGTACAAAGATTAGTATCCGAAAAGCATAACTATGGAGTAAAGAGAAGTAAACAAGCATTCATTAATATTTTACGGAATCAGGTCTATATAGGTAATATCAAACTTGAAGCCACAGATAAGGAAGATGAAATCTACATTAAAGGGATTCATACACCCTTAGTTGATGAACATATTTTTCAAAGGGTTCAAGATATTCTTGATAACCGAAAACGCTCAAAAAATATACGTTATCAAGATCAAAGGCATCCTTTAAGAGGTTTCCTTAAATGTCCTCAATGTAGTAAAAATATGACCTCCAGTGCTGTTAAGAAAAAGAAATTTGTCTATTATCAATGTCAGGAAGGGCACAGACGCTACCCCGCCCTATTCGCTAATGAGCAATTCGAAAACTTATTAACCAAAACATTCAATATAGACGAAAACATCATAACCTGCTATCAAAAGATACTTGAAGATACATTTGATAGGAACGGGTCAAATATAAAGAATCAGCTTAAAGGTATTAACAAGCAGATAGTGGATTATGAGCAGAAACGGAGCAATAAGGAAGATGACTACATAAATGAACGGATTCCGGCGGATGTATATAATAGCGCCAGAAAAAGGCTAGATGGCTACATTAATGAACTAATCAACCAGAAAACAACCTTAGAGGGTAATATGAAGCACCAATTCAAAAACTATCTGGTTAATACCTCAATTCTTTTAAGAAATCTTTCCGGAGTTTATAAGAAAAGCGACGTTGAAATCAAGCGGAGAATTCTAGGGGTAATTTTGGAGGATAAGCTAATTTTTGAAAATAACACTTATCAAACTCCTACCTATACCCCGGCTGTTGATCTCTTACTTAGAACCAGTAAGGGTTTAAAGGAAAAAAGAAAAGGTTCAGAAGAAAATTCTGAACCTTTGTCTAGTAGTGCTCCCCCTGCTGGACTTGAACCAGCGCCCCTCTGA
- a CDS encoding M57 family metalloprotease, translating into MKPLAYYFTSLLMILLLACQKKDNTPSPRNVSDNIISKLQAAGFHTSEGLQKYKDGYLVEYDIFLTEKQIDELAANPVNSKVKVEHYRSTNTVPGPLRTIYVYIDPAFDAYMQDALDKALERYNALNISIRMIRTPDTRAEINILAFHEVSNVLGYSAGFPSGGNPASPIKLNTYYYNGTSQRADAITTIAHEIGHAIGFRHTDYMNRAFSCGTGGNEGTAGVGAEYIPGTPSAPSANSWMLACSNNTDRPFTAEDKVALTTVYPGPPAWVRLKNRWTNAYLYDDNGIVRYSSTAPDDRYKWNLEKINGYTRIRNVSSGKYINIEHGYSYVECILLPISYGSAYWAFEYTDGYIRLRNQWKGGYLNLESQNGTAQNTDVPAYFVSSQWIVAQ; encoded by the coding sequence ATGAAACCATTAGCCTATTACTTCACCTCTTTATTAATGATCCTGTTGTTAGCCTGCCAGAAAAAAGACAACACTCCTTCCCCACGAAATGTCTCTGATAATATCATTTCAAAATTACAGGCAGCGGGCTTCCATACCAGCGAAGGCTTGCAGAAATATAAAGACGGCTACCTCGTGGAATATGATATCTTTCTTACAGAAAAACAGATCGATGAACTGGCCGCCAATCCTGTAAACTCCAAGGTAAAAGTGGAGCATTACAGGAGTACTAATACCGTTCCCGGGCCACTCCGGACAATTTATGTGTACATAGATCCTGCCTTCGACGCCTATATGCAGGACGCACTGGACAAAGCTCTGGAGAGATACAATGCGCTCAACATCAGCATAAGGATGATCCGCACGCCAGACACCAGGGCTGAAATAAACATACTGGCATTCCATGAGGTAAGCAACGTACTCGGCTATAGCGCCGGGTTCCCCTCAGGCGGAAATCCTGCAAGCCCCATTAAACTAAACACCTATTACTACAACGGCACCTCCCAACGCGCGGATGCCATCACCACCATAGCACATGAAATAGGGCATGCTATAGGCTTCCGCCATACCGACTACATGAACCGGGCCTTCAGCTGCGGCACCGGCGGCAACGAAGGCACAGCCGGCGTTGGTGCAGAGTATATTCCGGGCACACCAAGTGCCCCCTCAGCCAATTCCTGGATGCTAGCCTGCTCCAACAATACAGACCGCCCCTTCACTGCTGAAGACAAAGTAGCGCTTACTACAGTATATCCCGGCCCTCCTGCATGGGTGCGGCTCAAAAACAGATGGACCAATGCCTACCTCTACGACGACAACGGCATAGTACGATATAGCAGCACCGCTCCGGACGACCGCTACAAATGGAACCTGGAGAAAATAAACGGATATACACGTATCAGAAATGTGTCGTCCGGGAAGTATATAAACATTGAGCACGGCTATAGCTACGTGGAATGTATACTACTGCCCATCTCTTACGGAAGTGCCTATTGGGCGTTTGAATACACCGATGGCTACATCAGGCTGAGAAATCAATGGAAAGGAGGTTACCTTAACCTGGAGAGCCAAAACGGTACCGCGCAAAACACGGATGTACCGGCCTATTTTGTAAGTAGCCAGTGGATAGTGGCGCAGTAG